The segment AGGTTACAAAGCAAAGCCAAGCCTCAGGACGCTATACATACTGCTCTAATGTTAACGTTTCTGCCAATGTGTCTTAGAGAACAAAGGCAGCAGCATTTTCAGTTAGCCTTACGTTATGTAAACAAGCTCTGTCAACGTGTAAAGGGGCCAGTGTGACTAACTCCCCTGACAACAACAGGCTGGACAAAGAAACTGAATTGCCATAATGTCTTTTAAATTCGCCTACCGCTGCCAGATCTGTAAAATTCGTGGTGCAACAAGATGAAAGACATTCCAGGAAAAGGGGAATCGGCTGTTGCAGTCATTTTCGACTATGCACAGCaagctagccagctaacgtGAATGTTACCAAAAATACAGAgttggaaaaatgttgaaagGACACGGGACCGATTTGATTAGCTAATGCAACTGTCCCAATCAGCGACTAAAGGTCCGCTGTGAGCTGAGCAGGACAGAAATAGCTAACAGTAGGCTTTGCTAGCAAAATATTGTTTACATAAAATACCAGGCACTGACAATTAAAGCTGTAAAAACGTCGGGTTACCAAACACCTGCAAGGCAAATTAGAGACATCAGAGAATATGTTTTGCTCATATCACATTTCCAAATCTACCAGCACATAGCTAACTAGACAGCGATTGAGACTGTTGTTTATGTTCAGAAAGGATACAGTTTCACCACATCGGTATCCATTCGCCTTTTACCCGGACTTGGAGACGACATTTTTGCTATTCCACCGTAGAACACCGATAAGTAAACTGATAGCTAGCCCCTCAAACGCTAGATAGTCTAGCTAACTGTACTATCCGAAAGTTAACATTTGCTTTCAAAAATGTTTACAGCGAAATGTCTCCACAGTTCAATGCCTCTCTGTCCTGATCAGTAGCTGAGCTAACGTTAGACCTCTGCTGTTCACTGTCTCTCAGCGCTCTGACAAGCTGCGATCCCTCCGCGGACGACGTCATATATGTGCGACCAAACGTCACCATAAATGGCCATTTTTGTAGTGTAATTGTagttttgatattttgttgtgttgtcaTTTGACATCAATTATACTGCAATTGTCTATTTGAAGAATTGTTTTAAAACTGTAATACAAATCTTAGGTGTTTTCTCAATGGTCATCAAAAAGATAATTCTTATGAGGTGTTTTGTGTCATCTCTAGAGCTGGAATATTCCATAATGCTGCATTAGCCAGCTTGATGTCTCACCTCTTTGCCCCTGGCCCTCTGCAAGCCAGTCTATCTTACTAacctacacatacacagggTCAAAAAGACAAGAGTGGGCTTCATTTTCTGTGGATCCAATGGACTACTGTTTCTCTCCTTATCTTGCCAGTACAATAAACTCAGCAAACCCCCCAAACATTCAAACACCcaagaaaattaattaatgataattTTCCCCTTTGTGAGATCTCCTTTTCAACAGCAACAAGCACTGAAAGGAGAGTGGGGAAAGACACATTCTTCCAGGGTTTTCACTTGAACACTTCAGAAAGTTACCCTCTCAATATTGTGGCTGTGTGGCTCAATCCAGATCTTGCCTGTTCCCCTGTTCTCCCCCAGGGATACGTGACGCTCACAGATGTTGGATGGCAGGGCAGACCCCCAAATGGCTGGCTACCGCTGACAGTCCTTTAAAAAGCAGATTCTGTCAGCCATACCAACAGTAGGAGGGGAGGGCACACCAGCTTCAGCATGTACAGCACTCACTTTCTGCTGCACTTAAATTATCACACTTGTAGATGTAGAATCTGTTTTTAGGAAAGAGAAGGAACTAGGGTTGatcctttctctcacactgttaAGTAGCTGAAACAGACTGAAGTGAAGATGAAATCTCCAGTATAACAAGATACAAATGGGACCTAATCAAGAGAATGTTTTCAAGCGCACAGCCGTGGCTATAAATACACCATTGCTCCAAGGACAGGCTCGTAGCTGCTTTCATACGagcaatgtttttttctcctcactATTATCAACAGTTATGAGGCTAGAGTCAGTGGAGCCAGCTTAACAGTCATTTATACAAAATGGGGAATTCTCAGGAACATAGTTTTGATGTAACTGCCAGCCCTCTCTACAGTGAGAGGTGCAGATGCTGTTTTAAAGacaacaaaatggctgccagtgGGTGCTGGAAGGCAACAGTCCACTGCCAATGGAATAAATGAGGTGACCCCAAGTAACACCAATGTGAAACCACTGAGCAACCTCTGAGAAGTCATGGCCATTGTGTAAGCTGCAACAGTAAGTAGCAAAACACTTGCATCAAGAGCCAAGCTGATTAGTTCAAGCCTCTGAAAATACATTCCTTTAATTGACAATACAATCATTTCAGAGAACATTTCCAATTTAtcctttattatttttcatatttaaaagAATGCAGAAGAACAAAATGCGGAGTGAAAAAGAAACTttcaaaaaagtgttttttattaAAACCCCTTAGGATATTCTAAGGAGATGAAAGCACATGCATGATAGAGGGGACTGTGTTAGCTATGAGAAGTCACAGGAAGGCAAAATGGATTTACAGACAACCGGATTGTAATCCAAAGCATGTTTGGAgatccatggcacatggttctACCTGCCTGCGATACCTATGATATTagcattaacaaaaaaaaataccaccacTCCAAAAGgacttttttttccctaaaaAGGACTCATAACTAAATTGCCTTTTAACAATTTAGTTCAAAGGTTGTACAACCTGTAGTTACATGTGTAAATGCAGTCTAGAAAAACGCACAAATAGTACACACAAAAAGGTCATCCTCACAGTTTTTGCTAAATTGAAGTTAATGTTTACCCTTCCCTCAAATGACTCAACATACATTGAAGGTAAACATTGCCTTTCCAGTGTCAAGCCATTTGGCCCGTTCTCATGATCAGGGTTTCCTCGTCTCTTGTATTTCATAGAAATCCATTCCAGACCCTCGTGATCTTGTGAAGGATTCCCCAAGCAGACTTCGTGTGAGGTTAATAGTAGATGCCTTGCCTGTGGCCCATTTCATATGCTCAGATGTGTTCTATGTGTGACATCTGTCTATTAATCCACATGATGCGAGGCCTAGACATCCCCTGGTAGGTGCACATCCCAATATCCATCCATGCAGCAGAATTCAAATGTTTTCCAAACGCCACACAGGCAACCTTCACATATTTCATTGTTCACAGAAACGACAATCATCCTTTTGACTAAACACACCATCAAATTCCCTTCCCTCCAGAAACATTTTGGCTGTAAACACGACTTAAAGGGATGGGAGACAAACATCAATATGACACTCCTTGTCGGTGGTTCTACAAACTCGGTACCACAAAGAAGAGGATGAGTCAGTTCAGAGTGCTGCGACGCTCTTGGGGTAGAAACAGAGTCTACTGAGATGGAGAGGATACCTGCCACTGACGGAATATAGCAAACACCCTTTTAGACTTGGCATGAGGGCCctggaaggggagagagaacagagaaaagtCAGATAATGCTTAAAGAATGAAAGATGCAGGACTAAATGGTAGGGTGTCTTCGAAAGAGTAAAACACTAGATCCTAAAGCTCTAGTTCATTAACAGGTACTGTTGAAACTGGGTGATCTGCACAAGCTGTCTGTCATTATGCCCAAAATGTATAGTATATACTTACACTATCACACAAATTTGTAATTTAGAATATGTATTACTACACATTAGTTTTTATTAGGATGATATGATTAGATTATTCTTGCTGAGGAGGCTTTCTTGTATCAGAAACATTATCTAATAAATCTGAAAAACCAAGATCAGAACTTAGGACTTGCCTGTGCCGGACTGCGTTCCCCTGTGTTGGAGTTCTTCTTCATGGGCATGAGGAGGTCCAGAGCAGCCTTCCAGCCCTGCTGATGCAGTGCGTAGTCGCCATCCAGTAAGGGGATGGCTCCTGGATTAGCGTTCTCTTTCCCCACATTGACCCAGGGGCACCAGTCTCTGTGCTGGGCGAGCGGGTCGAATGCATTCCGGTGCAGAGGGCCGTCCTGAAGTAACAGAGAAGCAGGACGTTGGTAAAAGCTCCTGCAAATATGCAACGCGAGATCCTCTTTGAGATTAACTAGGGGGAACATTTAGGTTAAACAGCATGGTCTTGAATGCAAACATTCAAATCATATACATTACTGTCAAAGCATTTAGGGGCTAGGTTGTGCCCTGAGTTCAAACACAAAATCACTGATCATAATAAAAGGTGTAAAAACAGCAGTAAAGGCAGCCAGTTCTTACAGGACCGCCAGCTGATGAGAGGCGCAGGCGTTTGGGAGTGTGTTGGGGGCTGGCTGTCCCATCAGCCACTGAACTGTCCCCCTGTCCTCGGCCCCGGGTCGCATTCCTCTTGCCCCTGGTCAGGGGACTGGGCAGCTCTTCGCTGGGGCTGGGGGAGTCTCTGCTGCGGGCGCGCAGCACCAGGGGGGACGACGTGCCCTCACCCTGTAGGACACAACAGCAGAAGTGAGGATGCGGCCGAGAAGTTTTTGGTTTGAAGATTTCACCGACCATTGTTGTACATGAACATGGTGAACCTGCATTTCCTCAAGGCTCACCTGATCAGAGCGGCTGGTGTCCTGGCTCCTCAGCTTCATGCGGCAGGGGGCTGTGGCAGGAGTGGGTGAGGCGGAGGCAGACCGGTCCCCCTGGGCTTCCTGTGTGGCTGCTGAGGCGGGACCCGGCGTCTGGGCAGAGGGGCTTAGAGTATTTGGAAAGGCGTCTACCTCGCCTCCCGTTCCCTCCATCTGGTAGAAGTTCCACAAGCCCACCTTGCGCATGCAGTAGGAGCAGGTGAGGATGGGCAGGTTCATGGCGCGCAGAGACGGGCTGAGAAGACACAAAGGAGACCCATGGATCAGGCATGATGTTTGGGTGATGCTGTATTATTTGTACCATGTTTCCATCAGTTTATGAATTGCCTCctctgtccttttattccactttTCCTATATGCAGCTAGTAAACCATACatacatcattcttttgacatctgaattgggcttctgtatgaatgcttaccttggattatggcacaaaggatagTGTCATCAAATCATGTGCATTGGTAAATGTTACATAAAACCAGACAAAAACTTAGGAGGAGTTGAGTGTAACAAAAGAGGAGTTGCATCTCACCTAGCAGCCCAGCCACAGAGAGAAACGATGCATGCAGCCACCTGGACGGCCAAAGGTTCAGAAGACGGAGTGCCGCCCTGTTTCTTCTGCTCTTCCTCGATCAGCTGCAGCACAACGCTGATGACATCCTCAGTCAAAGACTGCAAGGAAACAACGACTACTAATTACATGTGCACAGTTGTCTTTCTGAGAGTTGTATACATCCACACATAAAagtttgttatgttttttcaaGATGCATTTCTACAGGCTTGCTTTTAAGTAATTGTTTTTCATGATGTTAATTTACTGTTTGTCTTTTGTGCCTTACTTCTATTGCGCtctgttaagcactttgtaaactcttgTTTTTACAAAAGTGACataaagtttattgttattatttgttttgaGGAAGTGTTTCTGACAATTTTCAAAAAGGGAATTAGAAGAAGAACCAGACTGTTTTCCTGCCTCACCATGGATTTGAGCTGCTCTGGCTTCATGGCAGGCAGCTGCTGTTCAAGGAGACAGGCGCTCTGGAAGCGATCCAAGAAGGCAGTAAGCAGTGCTGAGGGCTCAGAGGCAGGGACCAGCCAGAACCGCTCTGAAACAACAGCAGCCTTCACATGTAACCACCATGTGTAACACACACAACTAAAATCTTCATCCAGCTGAAATGACTTGATCACATTAAAGTTCATGTTTTGTTCTTAAgcatgcaacaaaaaaaactgttgcTCTTACCTGGACATGGGAAGTCAGGCCAAGGACAAAACTTCTCATGCTGCGTCTGCAGCTGCCTTGATATCTCTGCAATGCGGGATTCATCTATATGAAAAGAGATGGTGACCTTTAATGTTTGGCAATGACAGTATCGGCCTAGCCCTGCCAAATTAATGTTTGCCCTGGCTTTGACATTGGTCTTTCAGCCGGTTTTGCTCACATTTTTCGAAGTCCAAAGTCGGTTGCAGTGATGCACAGAGGAAAGCCTGGCAACTGGAGCACTTGAGCATATCACAGCCTACGTTGATCCAGCCATATCTGGCACACCTCAGAGGGGAGAGCGTGCGGGGCTTTCCTGCCCATCGCAAACAGTGCTGCGCTAAGGAAAGTTTCACTCAGACAGACAACAATAGGATAATATTCATCATTACTTAGCCcattttccccacagagatcatttaagtttcataTCATCTGCTATATAATAAGAAATAACAGGAACATAGTGCAAGTGTTGCCATTACAGGTTATTATACAGGTTATGTGCACTGTTACAATTTAAGAATGAACACGACAGTCTGTGCTGTGTCACAGTGAGTAAAGGATATTGAATAGGACTCCACTCTTGAGAAAAAGGCTTCTTTGTTGGTTGCCTCACAAGGTGCTTGAGCAATGCTGTTTGGTTCCACAACTTTCAAATCCCCTTGAAAACTGAAATTCATATAAAACATCAACACATTCAGTTTGCATTCTGTTTGGCTTGACAATTGACTGGTTAAATAGTTGTGATCAGCTGACTTTCTGTGTACTGTGCTATCTGCACAGCTAGGCAGGAAGGCCTAGTGCAGACCTGCCTAGTGCAGACCTGCCTAGTGCAGACCTGCCTAGTGCAGACCTGCCTACTTCTATTGATGAAGTGACAGGGGAAAGGGGTTGGAGTTTTTAGCGGAAAGAGGAATTTCAAGTAATCACGCTCCCAACTCCGTAAAGCAGTGGGTTATCCTCCGTCTGAATGCAACTTTATGCAGCAGAATGaagaatgagaatgaatggAAAGCAGCTCCATCTCAGCACAAAGTGGACAATATCAATTGCATAAGTACACAAGAACTTAGTAACAAAGTGCCACGATGCAATGCTTCTATCTTTTGCGCCCCCCACCCGCTTTATCTGTATTTACGGCTCTGTGTGCAGAACTGCTTATGTAACGACCACTACCATAACAAACCTGTAGGGTagattgcaaaaaaaaaatgaaaaaggcacGGATCATATGCAAACTACAGAATGAAATAGAGGCAAGCAAACTCCTGTCTGCGTTACAAACTCTGGTGATCTGTGGAGACTTGCCCCTCTTCAGATTACACTGGTTGGAGGCGGCTAAAGTAGCAGAGCTGTGAAGCTAAGtggctaactaactagctaacagcAAGTTGTTCTTCACCCCGTGTTAAATCAAATAAATCGTACGCGATTATTCAAAAACGCACCTATTAGATTTGCTGTCTGCGGAAGACACTCCTTCATTG is part of the Centroberyx gerrardi isolate f3 chromosome 24, fCenGer3.hap1.cur.20231027, whole genome shotgun sequence genome and harbors:
- the zc3hc1 gene encoding zinc finger C3HC-type protein 1 translates to MATLGSSRGDRLSNSNHQKSSFASPEKVRELLNEGVSSADSKSNSFQGDLKVVEPNSIAQAPCEATNKEAFFSRVESYSCLRWAGKPRTLSPLRCARYGWINVGCDMLKCSSCQAFLCASLQPTLDFEKYESRIAEISRQLQTQHEKFCPWPDFPCPERFWLVPASEPSALLTAFLDRFQSACLLEQQLPAMKPEQLKSMSLTEDVISVVLQLIEEEQKKQGGTPSSEPLAVQVAACIVSLCGWAASPSLRAMNLPILTCSYCMRKVGLWNFYQMEGTGGEVDAFPNTLSPSAQTPGPASAATQEAQGDRSASASPTPATAPCRMKLRSQDTSRSDQGEGTSSPLVLRARSRDSPSPSEELPSPLTRGKRNATRGRGQGDSSVADGTASPQHTPKRLRLSSAGGPDGPLHRNAFDPLAQHRDWCPWVNVGKENANPGAIPLLDGDYALHQQGWKAALDLLMPMKKNSNTGERSPAQGPHAKSKRVFAIFRQWQVSSPSQ